The following proteins come from a genomic window of Methanosarcina sp. MTP4:
- a CDS encoding 50S ribosomal protein L18, whose amino-acid sequence MATGPRYKVPFRRRREGRTNYHLRLKLLLSEQDRVVVRKSARNMQIQLIAPTLEGDMTHSTAVSSELAKYGYTGPTGNTTAAYLTGLLFGLKSLQNGYEGGVLDIGLQASSAGSRVYAALKGVVDAGFEVPCNSDIFPSEERIRGEHVAAYREESSDLPEQFEATKEKIFAEFS is encoded by the coding sequence ATGGCTACAGGACCAAGATATAAGGTTCCTTTTAGAAGAAGAAGGGAAGGTCGCACCAATTACCACCTGCGTCTCAAACTCCTGCTCTCCGAGCAGGACCGTGTGGTCGTCAGGAAGAGTGCGAGAAACATGCAAATCCAGTTGATAGCTCCAACCCTCGAAGGGGACATGACCCATTCCACAGCTGTTTCAAGTGAACTTGCAAAGTATGGCTATACAGGGCCTACAGGGAACACAACGGCTGCATACCTTACAGGGCTTTTATTCGGGCTTAAGAGCCTGCAGAATGGTTATGAAGGAGGCGTGCTCGACATCGGGCTCCAGGCTTCCTCTGCAGGTTCCAGGGTCTATGCTGCTCTTAAGGGTGTTGTGGATGCCGGGTTCGAAGTCCCCTGCAACTCTGACATTTTCCCGTCCGAGGAAAGGATCCGGGGAGAGCATGTTGCAGCGTACAGGGAAGAGAGCTCAGACCTGCCAGAGCAGTTTGAAGCAACCAAAGAGAAAATCTTTGCTGAGTTTAGTTAA
- a CDS encoding 50S ribosomal protein L19e has product MSNLSNQRKLASKVLGCGLDRVWFDPEASEEIASAITREDLRGLIEKGTIKAKPIRGVSRGRARVVDEKRKYGHRKGHGSRKGKKGARNSRKEQWVKKIRALRRRLKELRDDESLDKSVYCRLYRKAKGGEYRSVAHLESHLEAEKLIIKEN; this is encoded by the coding sequence ATGTCAAACCTTTCCAACCAGAGAAAACTTGCTTCCAAGGTTCTTGGCTGTGGGCTTGACAGGGTCTGGTTTGATCCTGAAGCTTCCGAAGAGATCGCCTCTGCAATCACAAGGGAAGACCTCCGCGGGCTCATCGAGAAAGGCACGATTAAAGCAAAGCCTATCAGAGGAGTCAGCCGTGGAAGAGCCAGAGTCGTTGATGAAAAGCGCAAATACGGGCACCGCAAAGGGCACGGTTCGCGCAAGGGTAAGAAAGGGGCTCGCAACTCGAGAAAAGAGCAGTGGGTCAAAAAGATTCGGGCTCTTCGGAGAAGACTTAAGGAACTGCGTGATGACGAGTCTCTCGACAAGTCTGTGTATTGCAGGCTCTACAGGAAGGCAAAAGGCGGCGAATACAGGAGTGTTGCCCACCTTGAGTCCCACCTTGAGGCCGAAAAATTGATAATTAAAGAAAATTAA
- a CDS encoding 50S ribosomal protein L32e has protein sequence MAEEIKENEVTPVSTLDMDPESKRLFNVRKVQKGKKPQFKRTCSHKFKRLDSNWRRPRGLQGKQRRKYLGKGAVAQVGFGSPTAVKGLHPSGYADVLVVTVADLELVDPSYEAIRIASKVGSKKKAMILAKAEELSIKVLNPGRGE, from the coding sequence ATGGCAGAAGAAATCAAAGAAAATGAAGTTACTCCAGTTTCCACCCTGGATATGGACCCTGAATCCAAGCGTTTATTCAATGTTAGGAAGGTCCAGAAAGGGAAGAAACCCCAGTTTAAGAGGACCTGCAGCCACAAGTTCAAGAGGCTTGACTCTAACTGGAGGCGCCCTAGAGGTCTTCAGGGCAAGCAGCGCAGAAAATACCTCGGAAAAGGTGCCGTTGCCCAGGTAGGGTTCGGAAGCCCGACCGCTGTAAAGGGCCTGCACCCTTCCGGGTATGCGGATGTACTGGTTGTTACCGTAGCAGATCTCGAGCTTGTTGATCCCTCTTACGAGGCCATCAGAATTGCAAGTAAGGTCGGCTCGAAAAAGAAAGCCATGATTCTGGCAAAGGCCGAAGAACTCAGTATCAAGGTGCTGAACCCTGGCAGAGGTGAGTGA
- a CDS encoding 50S ribosomal protein L6 — protein MVKEIAKRIAIPEGVTIACSQNVFTTTGPKGSVERRLWYPGINIEINDGELLVDAVSPRRKERAMVGTFSSHIRNMIKGVTEGFEYRMTIVYSHFPMQVKVEGSQFVVGNFLGEKKPRTSRVLGETKVKVSGNEVIVSGISKEDVGQTAANIEQVTKIKRFDPRVFQDGIYIVDKA, from the coding sequence ATGGTAAAGGAAATCGCAAAAAGAATCGCCATTCCCGAGGGAGTTACAATAGCTTGCTCCCAGAATGTCTTTACCACCACGGGCCCTAAGGGGTCCGTTGAAAGAAGACTCTGGTATCCTGGGATTAACATTGAAATCAATGACGGCGAACTTCTCGTGGACGCTGTATCTCCCCGGAGAAAGGAAAGAGCCATGGTAGGAACCTTTTCCTCTCATATTAGAAATATGATTAAAGGTGTAACCGAGGGCTTTGAGTACAGGATGACTATCGTGTACTCTCACTTTCCGATGCAGGTCAAGGTCGAAGGCAGCCAGTTTGTTGTTGGTAACTTCCTTGGAGAGAAGAAGCCCAGGACGTCAAGGGTCCTCGGCGAGACCAAGGTAAAGGTTAGTGGAAACGAAGTAATTGTTTCCGGAATCAGCAAGGAAGATGTCGGGCAGACTGCCGCAAACATCGAGCAGGTTACCAAGATCAAGCGGTTCGATCCCAGGGTTTTCCAGGATGGAATCTACATTGTTGATAAGGCCTGA
- a CDS encoding 30S ribosomal protein S8, with the protein MVLLDPLANALTTIKNAEAVGKSSCVVRPASKTIGNVLKVMQDLGYIGEFEFVDDGKAGVYDVTLAGKINKCGAIKPRYSVGTDNFERWEKQFLPAKNFGALIVTTSNGVMSQHDAREKNIGGQLLAYVY; encoded by the coding sequence ATGGTATTACTTGATCCTCTTGCAAACGCCCTTACCACAATCAAGAATGCGGAAGCCGTTGGAAAGAGCTCCTGCGTTGTCAGGCCTGCTTCCAAGACCATCGGCAATGTGCTGAAGGTTATGCAGGACCTGGGCTACATTGGGGAGTTTGAGTTTGTTGATGACGGAAAGGCCGGGGTCTATGATGTAACCCTTGCCGGGAAAATCAACAAATGCGGTGCAATCAAGCCGCGGTATTCCGTTGGTACTGACAATTTTGAGCGCTGGGAAAAGCAGTTCCTTCCGGCAAAGAACTTCGGGGCGCTCATCGTAACCACCTCAAACGGGGTTATGTCCCAGCACGATGCTCGTGAGAAAAATATCGGCGGGCAGCTTCTGGCTTATGTATACTGA
- a CDS encoding 30S ribosomal protein S14, producing MVQTKKIFGRGANECKRCGRKQGLVRKYGIYLCRHCFREMAHDMGFEKYS from the coding sequence ATGGTACAGACCAAGAAGATTTTCGGAAGAGGTGCAAACGAGTGCAAACGGTGTGGCCGAAAGCAGGGCCTTGTCCGTAAGTACGGGATCTACCTCTGCAGGCACTGTTTCAGGGAGATGGCCCACGACATGGGCTTCGAGAAGTATTCATGA
- a CDS encoding 50S ribosomal protein L5: MRTPMVEKVIVHMGVGESGQHLVDAENILRSITGQEVVRCHAKKTLPAFGIKKSEPIGCKVTLRDQNAQGFLETAFEIVEKTLNRYQFDSLGNVSFGIEEHTDFPGMRYDPNIGVFGMDVTVVLKRPGERINKRRIAKRKIPTSHRVTVDDAIVFLNESYGVEVV, from the coding sequence ATGCGCACTCCAATGGTCGAGAAGGTTATCGTCCATATGGGCGTAGGAGAAAGCGGGCAGCACCTTGTGGATGCCGAAAACATCCTCAGGAGCATTACCGGTCAGGAAGTCGTGCGGTGTCATGCCAAAAAGACCCTGCCTGCTTTCGGGATCAAGAAAAGTGAGCCCATTGGCTGTAAAGTAACTCTCAGGGACCAGAATGCCCAGGGGTTCCTTGAAACTGCTTTCGAGATCGTTGAGAAGACCCTGAACAGGTACCAGTTCGATTCCCTCGGAAACGTTTCCTTCGGGATTGAGGAACACACCGATTTTCCGGGAATGAGATATGACCCGAACATCGGGGTTTTCGGAATGGACGTGACCGTTGTGCTCAAGCGCCCGGGAGAAAGGATTAACAAGAGAAGAATCGCAAAGCGGAAGATTCCGACATCCCACAGAGTTACTGTGGATGATGCGATTGTTTTCCTGAACGAAAGTTATGGTGTGGAGGTCGTGTAA
- a CDS encoding 30S ribosomal protein S4e has translation MTHQKRLSIPKSWKVGKKANKWVTATRPGPHSKARSLPLGVIIRDVLKLADNRKEGKRILAEGKILVDGIPRKELKFPVGLFDVISIPLMNEAFRVLQDEKGRLILHKLSETTVNKLCRIDNKTTIKGGQVQLNLSDGTNIFGSNDYRTKDSLILSIPGKQVVKRLEYKVGNLAMVVGGQHSGEIGTIKDIREVKSSRHNTVTISGDTDFDTIEDYVIVIGEDKPEIRLGGEISD, from the coding sequence GTGACACACCAGAAAAGATTATCCATTCCAAAAAGCTGGAAAGTTGGAAAGAAAGCCAACAAGTGGGTTACCGCCACCCGCCCGGGACCCCACAGCAAGGCACGCAGTCTTCCTCTTGGAGTCATTATCCGGGACGTACTTAAGCTTGCGGATAACCGCAAGGAAGGTAAAAGGATTCTTGCTGAAGGCAAGATCCTGGTGGACGGGATCCCCAGAAAGGAACTTAAGTTTCCGGTAGGGCTCTTTGACGTTATTTCAATCCCGCTCATGAACGAGGCATTTAGGGTTCTCCAGGACGAAAAGGGACGCCTCATTCTCCACAAACTGAGCGAGACTACTGTAAACAAGCTGTGCAGAATCGACAACAAGACTACCATCAAGGGTGGTCAGGTGCAGCTTAACCTCAGCGATGGGACCAACATCTTCGGGTCTAATGATTACAGGACCAAGGACTCTCTGATTCTGTCCATTCCTGGCAAGCAGGTCGTAAAACGTCTGGAGTACAAGGTTGGAAACCTGGCAATGGTTGTAGGCGGCCAGCACTCCGGGGAAATCGGAACGATCAAGGATATCCGGGAAGTCAAGAGTTCCAGGCACAACACGGTTACAATTTCCGGAGATACGGACTTTGACACCATTGAAGATTATGTTATCGTAATCGGTGAGGACAAGCCGGAGATCCGCCTCGGTGGTGAGATCAGTGACTAA
- the rplX gene encoding 50S ribosomal protein L24, translating to MVSKLPRKQRKSRYNAPLHKRHSFMGARLSDELTKQYGTRSAAVVTGDTVKVMRGDFKGKEGKVQSVSLKDGTISVDGVISTKVDGTEVSRPIYPSNVLITKLEMDDPRRVSSIKK from the coding sequence ATGGTTTCAAAACTGCCAAGAAAGCAGAGAAAGTCAAGGTACAATGCCCCTCTCCACAAGAGACATAGTTTTATGGGTGCAAGGCTCAGCGATGAACTTACCAAACAGTATGGCACAAGGAGTGCCGCAGTCGTCACCGGCGACACCGTGAAAGTCATGCGCGGGGATTTCAAAGGAAAGGAAGGAAAAGTCCAGTCCGTATCCCTGAAGGATGGAACGATTTCAGTTGACGGTGTCATTTCCACAAAGGTGGATGGTACCGAAGTCTCAAGGCCGATCTATCCCTCCAACGTACTGATCACGAAGCTGGAAATGGACGATCCGCGGAGAGTATCGAGCATAAAGAAGTGA
- the rpl14p gene encoding 50S ribosomal protein L14, translated as MRGIRSNIPRALNAGAKVPCVDNTGAKVVEIISVKKYRGVKNRMPCAGIGDMCVVSVKKGTPEMRRQILLAVVIRQKQEFRRPDGLHVSFEDNAMVITDESGIPKGTDIKGPVAREAAERFPKIGTTASIIV; from the coding sequence ATGAGAGGGATTCGCTCAAACATCCCAAGAGCCCTGAATGCCGGGGCCAAGGTTCCCTGTGTAGACAACACCGGGGCCAAGGTTGTTGAGATCATATCCGTTAAGAAATACCGCGGAGTCAAGAACAGGATGCCCTGTGCAGGAATCGGCGACATGTGCGTTGTGTCCGTGAAGAAAGGCACACCCGAAATGAGGAGGCAAATCCTCCTTGCCGTGGTGATTCGCCAGAAGCAGGAGTTCCGTCGGCCTGATGGTCTGCACGTTTCTTTTGAGGACAACGCCATGGTGATCACGGACGAAAGCGGAATCCCGAAAGGGACCGACATCAAGGGTCCGGTTGCCAGGGAAGCAGCTGAAAGGTTCCCGAAAATCGGGACAACCGCATCCATAATTGTCTGA
- a CDS encoding 30S ribosomal protein S17 — protein sequence MARDIGLNIPAPSEECDDLYCPFHGTLPVRGQILVGTVVSSKMDNTVVIERQHMKMVPKYQRYEKRRSKIHAHNPPCVGAKIGDIVTIAECRPISKTKSFVVVKAEVPQ from the coding sequence ATGGCAAGAGACATTGGATTAAACATACCGGCGCCATCAGAGGAATGTGACGATTTATACTGTCCCTTCCACGGAACACTCCCGGTTCGAGGCCAGATCCTTGTGGGAACCGTGGTCAGCAGCAAGATGGACAATACGGTAGTTATTGAAAGGCAGCATATGAAAATGGTGCCGAAATACCAGAGATACGAAAAGAGACGCTCGAAGATTCACGCACACAATCCGCCTTGCGTTGGCGCAAAAATTGGTGACATCGTCACTATTGCGGAATGCAGGCCAATCAGCAAGACAAAATCATTTGTGGTCGTCAAAGCGGAGGTCCCCCAATGA
- the rnp1 gene encoding ribonuclease P protein component 1, with protein MISDVEILPSTLPYHELIGLEVKVIHSTNLAMIGTRGRVIDETKNMFIVEDSKSRELNIPKADSEFIFRIPAELSEKGRRSDIFVKIQGNLLLSQPENRIKNIKKLRKWG; from the coding sequence ATGATATCTGATGTGGAAATACTGCCTTCTACTCTTCCTTATCACGAATTGATAGGGCTTGAAGTTAAGGTAATTCATTCCACTAATCTAGCAATGATAGGAACCCGGGGACGGGTAATTGACGAAACGAAAAATATGTTTATCGTGGAAGATTCGAAGTCCCGGGAACTGAATATCCCAAAGGCGGATTCGGAATTTATCTTCCGGATCCCTGCCGAGCTCTCAGAAAAAGGCCGCAGATCCGATATATTCGTCAAAATTCAGGGAAACCTGTTGCTCTCACAACCCGAAAATCGGATCAAGAACATTAAGAAGTTACGCAAATGGGGCTAA
- the rpmC gene encoding 50S ribosomal protein L29 yields the protein MAILRTKDIRTMTVEERADELENLNNELVRERALTSAGGAPDNPGRIGEIRRTIARIKTIQHELNDI from the coding sequence ATGGCAATTCTGAGGACCAAAGACATCCGGACCATGACAGTCGAAGAAAGGGCTGACGAGCTGGAAAATCTTAACAATGAACTGGTCAGGGAACGCGCCCTCACCTCTGCCGGCGGAGCCCCGGATAACCCGGGCAGGATCGGGGAAATCAGAAGGACGATTGCCCGGATAAAGACTATCCAGCATGAGTTAAATGATATCTGA
- a CDS encoding 30S ribosomal protein S3 yields the protein MAVEKKFVNDGYVKASMDEYFAKQLSRAGYGGMELNRTPMGTQIVIYSEKPGMVIGKAGKVIRKLTRDVGIKYNLENPQIDAQEVKRPELNAQMMASRLASSIERGWYFRKAGHNTIRAIMGAGALGCEIVISGKLTGSRSRVEKFVNGYVKHSGKPAEELVDEGFAVAVKKLGTLGCKVRIIHPDVVLPDSYRVKESSEVPEEAPEVKAAEKEEVSVKAEAAPAKVEKVVEEAAEVAEPEVVEEATEPEATKPEATVTEEAKPEMPAEGEEGEESELIYVEGSDEVRRQVNGVWQHKHESYDYWHPMARVHKEAKE from the coding sequence ATGGCAGTTGAGAAAAAGTTCGTCAATGATGGGTATGTTAAGGCCTCCATGGATGAGTATTTTGCTAAACAGCTCAGCAGGGCCGGATACGGTGGCATGGAGCTGAACCGGACTCCCATGGGTACCCAGATCGTTATCTACTCCGAAAAGCCGGGGATGGTAATTGGGAAGGCCGGAAAGGTTATCCGGAAACTTACCCGGGATGTCGGGATCAAGTATAATCTGGAAAACCCGCAGATCGATGCTCAGGAAGTCAAAAGGCCGGAACTGAATGCCCAGATGATGGCATCCCGGCTTGCATCTTCCATTGAGAGAGGTTGGTATTTCCGCAAAGCCGGACACAACACCATCAGGGCTATTATGGGCGCTGGAGCCCTCGGCTGCGAAATCGTGATCTCCGGTAAGCTCACAGGTTCAAGGTCAAGAGTCGAAAAGTTCGTTAACGGCTACGTTAAACACTCCGGAAAACCTGCCGAAGAGCTGGTGGACGAAGGCTTTGCCGTGGCAGTCAAGAAACTCGGGACCCTGGGTTGCAAGGTCCGGATCATCCATCCGGATGTTGTGCTTCCTGACTCTTACAGGGTCAAAGAATCAAGCGAAGTCCCTGAGGAAGCTCCTGAAGTGAAAGCGGCTGAAAAAGAAGAAGTGTCTGTGAAAGCCGAAGCAGCTCCCGCAAAAGTCGAAAAGGTTGTTGAAGAAGCAGCTGAAGTTGCAGAACCGGAAGTTGTTGAAGAGGCAACCGAACCCGAAGCAACCAAACCCGAAGCAACCGTAACTGAGGAAGCCAAGCCTGAGATGCCCGCAGAGGGCGAAGAGGGCGAGGAAAGCGAACTCATTTACGTTGAAGGTTCGGACGAGGTTCGCAGGCAGGTCAACGGCGTCTGGCAGCACAAGCATGAAAGCTATGACTACTGGCATCCAATGGCACGTGTGCACAAGGAGGCTAAGGAATAA
- a CDS encoding 50S ribosomal protein L22 gives MAKINYSVEMDPEKTSKAMGSELHISPKKSREICCKIKGMKTVEARKFLEDVIALKQAVPFKRHHDGAGHRKGPMAAGRYPVNASKEFLKILKNAESNAEYKGLEPSQMYIAHTVVQRGRVIHGIIPRARGRATPKNTDTVNIEMVLSEVR, from the coding sequence ATGGCAAAAATTAATTATTCAGTCGAGATGGACCCTGAAAAGACCTCCAAGGCAATGGGCTCCGAACTTCACATTTCTCCTAAGAAATCCCGAGAAATCTGTTGCAAGATCAAGGGCATGAAAACCGTTGAGGCAAGAAAGTTCCTCGAGGATGTCATCGCCCTGAAGCAGGCCGTACCCTTCAAAAGGCACCATGATGGAGCCGGACACAGGAAAGGGCCTATGGCAGCAGGCAGGTATCCGGTCAATGCTTCCAAAGAATTCTTAAAGATTCTCAAGAACGCAGAGAGCAACGCCGAATACAAAGGTCTTGAACCCAGTCAGATGTACATTGCCCACACGGTCGTGCAGCGCGGCAGGGTGATCCACGGGATCATTCCGAGAGCCCGGGGCCGGGCCACTCCCAAAAACACAGATACTGTAAATATTGAGATGGTTCTTTCCGAGGTGCGCTAA
- a CDS encoding 30S ribosomal protein S19, producing MARKAASRLPKRKGEYTYRGKTIAELQKLSIEEFAELLPSRERRSIKRGFTDGQKKVLHEFKKGKNVKTHYRNMIIFPEMIGTTVEIYNGKTFVSVEFQPEMVGHRFGEFAPTRPRVSHGSAGVGATRSSRFVPLK from the coding sequence ATGGCAAGAAAAGCAGCATCAAGGTTACCGAAAAGAAAGGGTGAGTACACTTATCGCGGCAAGACCATTGCAGAACTTCAGAAGCTGAGCATTGAAGAGTTTGCAGAGCTTCTGCCCTCCAGGGAACGCCGGAGCATTAAGCGCGGGTTTACCGACGGGCAGAAGAAGGTCTTGCACGAGTTCAAGAAAGGAAAGAATGTCAAGACTCACTACAGGAACATGATCATCTTCCCGGAAATGATCGGAACGACGGTCGAAATCTACAACGGAAAAACATTCGTAAGTGTGGAGTTCCAGCCTGAAATGGTCGGACACCGCTTCGGAGAGTTCGCACCCACCCGGCCAAGGGTTTCCCACGGCAGTGCAGGTGTCGGTGCAACCCGTTCAAGCAGGTTTGTTCCGCTGAAGTGA
- a CDS encoding 50S ribosomal protein L2 produces the protein MGKRLISQNRGRGTPTYRAPSHKFKAELRHPRVDENTILGGEVIGIEHDPARSAPIAKVAFENGEELFLLASEGISVGTKVLCGDDVEIKPGNIVSIGNVPEGFLVCNIESKPNDGGKFVRSSGVYATVVTHEETRTAVSLPSGNIKWLNPKCRATIGIVAGGGRVDRPWLKAGKKYHKMKTRAAKYPRVSGVAMNPVDHPYGGGNRKHPTRPTTVSRNAPPGQKVGLIAARRTGKKR, from the coding sequence ATGGGTAAACGGCTTATATCACAGAACAGGGGTAGAGGCACTCCGACCTACAGAGCTCCTTCTCATAAATTCAAAGCAGAGCTGAGGCACCCCCGCGTGGATGAAAACACCATCCTCGGAGGGGAAGTAATCGGGATCGAACACGACCCTGCCCGTTCCGCTCCCATCGCAAAAGTAGCCTTTGAAAACGGGGAAGAACTCTTCCTTCTGGCTTCAGAAGGCATTTCCGTCGGGACAAAGGTTCTCTGCGGAGACGACGTCGAGATCAAACCCGGTAACATTGTTTCCATCGGAAACGTGCCGGAAGGTTTCCTCGTCTGCAACATTGAATCCAAACCTAATGACGGAGGCAAGTTCGTCCGTTCCTCCGGAGTGTACGCAACGGTTGTAACCCACGAAGAAACCAGAACAGCTGTGTCACTGCCCTCCGGAAACATCAAGTGGCTGAACCCCAAGTGCCGGGCAACTATCGGAATTGTTGCCGGCGGCGGCAGGGTGGACAGGCCCTGGCTCAAGGCAGGGAAAAAGTACCACAAGATGAAGACAAGAGCTGCAAAATATCCCAGGGTATCTGGAGTTGCCATGAACCCGGTTGACCACCCATATGGTGGGGGTAACCGTAAGCATCCGACTAGACCGACCACTGTGAGCAGAAACGCCCCGCCTGGACAAAAGGTCGGGTTGATTGCAGCAAGAAGGACCGGAAAGAAGCGCTGA
- a CDS encoding 50S ribosomal protein L23, translating to MNSVKYPFVTEKAMMLLDDNKLQFIVDTRSNKYQIREEVEKLYGFKVNSVRTMTTMKGMKKAILTFEGTEAAHEIATRIGLI from the coding sequence ATGAATTCCGTCAAATATCCTTTTGTCACAGAAAAAGCGATGATGCTGCTGGACGATAACAAGCTCCAGTTTATCGTGGACACAAGGTCAAACAAGTACCAGATCAGAGAGGAAGTTGAAAAGCTGTACGGGTTCAAAGTAAATTCCGTGCGGACCATGACCACCATGAAGGGTATGAAAAAAGCAATCCTGACCTTTGAGGGGACCGAAGCGGCCCACGAGATTGCTACCCGAATAGGACTTATTTGA
- the rpl4p gene encoding 50S ribosomal protein L4 yields the protein MATAKTIDLSGNVVREVELPAVFDVDYRPDLIKKAVLAAQANRLQPYGPRLYSGMDTSARSWGSGRGVAQIPRLTNGSRAARVPQAKGGRRAHPPKPEADRTEKVNTKERRYAIRSAIAATRDPTLVSLRGHIYEAELPIVADSALESLEKTKQVIDFLEAAGVYGDVLRAKNGRHIRAGRGKLRGRKYKHKKSLLIVAGENAPILKAARNLSGVDTVTVDALNAEMLAPGTHAGRLTIWTESAIQKLEGAFQ from the coding sequence ATGGCTACAGCAAAAACCATAGATCTTTCAGGTAACGTTGTCAGGGAAGTTGAACTCCCTGCCGTGTTCGATGTGGACTACCGTCCTGACCTGATCAAGAAGGCAGTGCTCGCAGCACAGGCAAACAGGCTTCAACCCTACGGTCCCCGTCTCTACTCAGGTATGGACACTTCTGCAAGGTCCTGGGGGTCCGGACGAGGCGTCGCGCAGATCCCGAGGCTTACCAACGGCAGCAGGGCTGCAAGAGTCCCGCAGGCAAAGGGCGGAAGAAGGGCACACCCACCAAAACCCGAAGCCGACAGGACCGAGAAGGTCAACACCAAGGAACGCCGCTATGCAATCCGCTCTGCAATCGCAGCAACCCGGGACCCGACCCTTGTGAGCCTGAGAGGCCACATTTACGAGGCCGAACTTCCGATCGTTGCGGACAGCGCTCTTGAAAGCCTTGAAAAGACAAAGCAGGTTATAGATTTCCTTGAAGCTGCAGGCGTCTACGGAGATGTTCTCAGGGCAAAGAACGGAAGACACATCCGGGCAGGCCGCGGGAAGCTCAGAGGCAGGAAATACAAGCACAAAAAGAGTCTCCTGATCGTAGCAGGGGAAAATGCTCCTATCCTCAAGGCAGCAAGAAACCTCTCGGGAGTGGACACCGTCACAGTGGATGCACTGAACGCTGAAATGCTCGCACCCGGTACGCATGCAGGGCGCCTTACGATCTGGACTGAATCCGCAATTCAAAAACTGGAGGGCGCATTCCAATGA
- the rpl3p gene encoding 50S ribosomal protein L3 — translation MANVHRPNRGSLAFSPRKRAKSHIPRFRSWPEATGEPRLQGFAGYKVGMTHVIMVDDVKNSLTEGMEISVPVTVVETPAIRVAAIRAYGNDSFGEIAIAEAWAAELDPELERRMPMPDTGNTDDSLEKINTLIEEGKVSDIRAITYTLPKSLTGVPKKKPDVMETGITAKDLPTKFEFGKSILGTLVSVTDVFRNGTIIDTAAITTGKGTQGPVKRWGIQLQKNKHSRQGSLRQVGTLGPFNPSRVSWRVPQMGQMGYHQRTEFNKRILKIGADGEEVTPEGGFINYGLVRGDYVLIKGSVPGPSKRLIRLRDPVRAKKTVLGEPQILHISRESKQG, via the coding sequence ATGGCAAATGTACACCGACCAAATCGAGGTTCTCTCGCATTCAGCCCACGTAAAAGGGCCAAGAGCCACATCCCAAGGTTCAGGTCATGGCCGGAAGCCACAGGTGAACCAAGGCTGCAGGGCTTTGCCGGCTACAAGGTGGGTATGACCCACGTTATCATGGTTGATGACGTAAAGAACAGTTTGACTGAAGGCATGGAGATCTCCGTTCCGGTCACTGTTGTCGAAACTCCTGCAATCAGGGTAGCCGCCATCAGGGCTTACGGGAATGATAGCTTTGGTGAAATCGCAATTGCAGAAGCCTGGGCTGCGGAACTTGACCCTGAACTTGAAAGGCGGATGCCAATGCCTGATACGGGAAACACCGATGATTCCCTCGAAAAAATCAACACGCTGATTGAAGAAGGCAAGGTTTCCGACATCAGGGCCATCACCTACACTCTTCCAAAGAGCCTGACCGGTGTCCCTAAAAAGAAGCCGGACGTCATGGAAACGGGAATCACCGCAAAGGACCTTCCCACCAAGTTCGAGTTCGGAAAGTCCATTCTGGGCACTCTTGTAAGCGTTACCGACGTGTTCCGGAACGGGACCATCATTGATACGGCTGCGATTACAACAGGAAAGGGAACTCAGGGCCCAGTAAAGCGCTGGGGTATCCAGCTGCAGAAAAACAAGCACTCCCGTCAGGGCAGTCTCCGGCAAGTCGGGACCCTCGGACCTTTCAATCCGTCCCGTGTCTCCTGGCGTGTGCCGCAGATGGGTCAAATGGGTTACCACCAGAGGACCGAGTTCAACAAGCGCATCCTGAAGATCGGGGCCGACGGCGAGGAAGTAACTCCTGAAGGCGGTTTCATTAACTACGGGCTGGTCCGTGGGGACTATGTGCTTATCAAGGGCAGCGTGCCCGGGCCTTCCAAGAGGCTGATCAGGTTAAGAGACCCGGTCAGGGCAAAGAAAACCGTCCTCGGTGAACCTCAGATTCTCCACATTAGCAGGGAGTCCAAGCAGGGGTGA